A region from the Sphingopyxis lindanitolerans genome encodes:
- the fghA gene encoding S-formylglutathione hydrolase, which yields MTIETLSTNRSHGGTQGVYKHASAATGTDMSFAVFVPDHAPGAKLPILWYLSGLTCTHANVMEKGEYRAACAEHGIIFVAPDTSPRGPDSNGDEVPDDPDGAWDFGLGAGFYVDATTQPWAKHYRMRSYIEDELPSLLLRHFASADLTRQAITGHSMGGHGALTIGLRGLGRFRSVSAFSPIVAPSRCPWGEKALTGYLGDDREDWQAYDACALLDQGLRVPDLLVDQGEADAFLAEQLKTELLVEACERAGQKAEIRLQPGYDHSYYFISTFLAEHVAWHAERLKA from the coding sequence ATGACCATCGAAACCCTCTCCACCAATCGCAGCCATGGCGGGACGCAGGGCGTCTATAAGCACGCCAGCGCGGCCACCGGCACCGACATGAGCTTTGCAGTCTTCGTCCCCGACCATGCGCCGGGGGCCAAGCTGCCCATACTCTGGTATCTATCGGGGCTGACCTGCACCCACGCCAATGTGATGGAAAAGGGCGAATATCGCGCCGCCTGCGCCGAGCATGGTATCATCTTCGTCGCGCCCGACACCAGCCCGCGCGGCCCCGATTCAAATGGAGACGAGGTTCCCGATGATCCCGATGGCGCGTGGGATTTCGGGCTCGGCGCGGGTTTCTATGTCGATGCGACCACCCAGCCGTGGGCGAAACATTATCGCATGCGTTCGTACATCGAGGACGAACTGCCGTCGCTGCTGCTTCGCCATTTCGCGAGCGCCGACCTGACACGGCAGGCGATCACCGGCCATTCGATGGGCGGGCACGGCGCGCTGACCATTGGGTTGCGGGGTCTGGGCCGCTTTCGCTCGGTCTCGGCCTTCTCACCGATCGTCGCGCCGTCGAGGTGTCCGTGGGGCGAGAAGGCACTGACCGGCTACCTCGGTGACGACCGCGAGGATTGGCAGGCCTATGACGCCTGCGCGCTGCTCGACCAGGGATTGCGGGTGCCCGACCTGCTCGTCGATCAGGGCGAGGCCGATGCTTTCCTTGCCGAGCAGCTCAAGACCGAGCTGCTGGTCGAGGCGTGCGAACGCGCCGGGCAGAAAGCCGAAATCCGCCTGCAACCGGGCTATGATCACAGCTATTATTTCATCTCGACCTTCCTGGCCGAACATGTCGCGTGGCATGCGGAGCGATTGAAGGCTTAG
- a CDS encoding prolyl-tRNA synthetase associated domain-containing protein — protein sequence MRGEAGLMADLDALAIRFAVHEHVAVFTVAESDEVNAAIPGAHTKNLFLKDNGGAYWLVTVPGEARVDLKALPAAIGSKRVSFGKAEDMDRLLGIAPGSVTPLAAINAPPGSITVVLDAGLAAADRVNVHPLRNTATLGLGGATILDLLRHWGHQPLVAPIPVQDPA from the coding sequence ATGCGCGGCGAAGCGGGCCTGATGGCGGACCTTGATGCGCTTGCCATCCGCTTTGCCGTGCATGAGCATGTCGCGGTGTTCACCGTCGCCGAGAGCGACGAAGTGAACGCCGCGATTCCCGGCGCCCACACCAAGAATCTGTTCCTCAAGGACAACGGCGGGGCGTATTGGCTGGTTACCGTGCCCGGCGAGGCGCGCGTTGACCTGAAAGCGCTGCCCGCCGCGATCGGCAGCAAGCGCGTGAGCTTCGGCAAGGCGGAGGATATGGACCGGCTGCTCGGTATCGCGCCCGGATCGGTCACGCCGCTCGCCGCGATCAACGCGCCGCCCGGCAGCATCACCGTGGTGCTCGACGCGGGCCTAGCGGCCGCCGACCGGGTGAATGTCCACCCGCTTCGCAACACCGCGACCCTCGGGCTTGGCGGTGCGACGATACTCGACCTGCTGCGTCATTGGGGGCATCAGCCCCTTGTCGCTCCCATTCCGGTTCAGGACCCCGCATGA
- a CDS encoding VOC family protein, which translates to MYSHNMVGSNDLDASKKFYDATFQAVGGKPGIQDEKGRLIYVHNGGLFLVTAPIDGQPATAGNGCTIGIAMANPEQADAWHAAGVEAGGTAIEDPPGVREGNGMKMYLAYLRDPSGNKLCALHRM; encoded by the coding sequence ATGTATAGTCACAATATGGTCGGGTCGAACGACCTCGACGCCTCGAAGAAATTCTACGACGCAACCTTTCAGGCGGTCGGCGGCAAGCCGGGGATTCAGGACGAGAAGGGCCGCCTCATCTATGTGCACAATGGTGGCCTGTTCCTGGTGACCGCACCGATCGACGGCCAGCCGGCGACCGCGGGCAATGGCTGCACCATCGGCATCGCGATGGCGAATCCCGAACAGGCCGACGCCTGGCACGCGGCGGGCGTCGAAGCCGGCGGCACCGCGATCGAAGACCCGCCGGGGGTGCGCGAAGGCAATGGCATGAAAATGTATCTCGCCTATCTGCGCGATCCGTCGGGCAACAAACTCTGCGCCCTGCACCGGATGTAA
- the purU gene encoding formyltetrahydrofolate deformylase → MTGPYVLTFSCVDAVGIVAAVTGLLAQRDGFILDSQQYANLDSGRFFMRVEFRGEGPRFPEGLTAVQDAFAPVVQRFAMDARISDRATKPRFVIAVSQASHCLNDLLHRWSTGNLAIDIAGIVSNHEAQRRLAEWHGVPFHYLPVNDANRAEQEAAILALMARGQADYLVLARYMQILSGDFSAKLAGRCINIHHSFLPGFKGAKPYHRAHERGVKLIGATAHFVTGDLDEGPIIEQSVERVDHRQSVDDLIRTGRDIEAQVLARAVRWVAEQRVLIDGRKTVVFR, encoded by the coding sequence TTGACCGGACCCTATGTCCTGACCTTCAGCTGCGTCGACGCGGTGGGCATCGTGGCCGCGGTGACGGGGCTGCTCGCACAGCGCGACGGCTTCATTCTCGACAGCCAGCAATATGCCAATCTCGATTCGGGGCGTTTCTTCATGCGCGTCGAGTTTCGCGGCGAGGGACCGCGCTTTCCCGAGGGACTGACGGCGGTGCAGGACGCTTTCGCGCCGGTCGTCCAACGCTTTGCCATGGACGCGCGGATCAGCGATCGCGCCACGAAGCCGCGCTTTGTCATCGCGGTGTCGCAGGCCAGCCATTGCCTCAACGACCTGCTCCACCGCTGGTCGACCGGCAATCTTGCGATCGACATCGCTGGCATCGTCTCGAACCACGAGGCGCAGCGGCGCTTGGCGGAATGGCATGGCGTGCCCTTCCACTATCTGCCGGTGAATGACGCGAACCGGGCCGAGCAGGAAGCCGCGATCCTCGCCCTGATGGCGCGCGGGCAGGCCGACTATCTGGTGCTCGCGCGCTATATGCAGATATTGTCGGGTGATTTTTCGGCGAAGCTCGCGGGGCGCTGCATCAACATCCACCACAGCTTCCTGCCCGGTTTCAAGGGCGCCAAGCCTTATCACCGCGCGCACGAGCGTGGGGTGAAGCTGATCGGTGCGACCGCGCATTTCGTTACCGGCGACCTTGATGAGGGGCCGATCATCGAGCAATCGGTCGAACGCGTCGACCATCGCCAATCGGTCGACGACCTGATCCGCACCGGCCGCGATATCGAGGCGCAGGTGCTGGCGCGCGCGGTGCGCTGGGTCGCCGAACAGCGCGTGCTGATCGACGGGCGCAAGACGGTGGTCTTCCGCTAG
- a CDS encoding S-(hydroxymethyl)glutathione dehydrogenase/class III alcohol dehydrogenase, whose amino-acid sequence MKTRAAVAFEAKKPLEIVELDLEGPKAGEVLVEIMATGICHTDAYTLDGFDSEGIFPSVLGHEGAGIVREVGAGVTSVKPGDHVIPLYTPECRQCKSCLSGKTNLCTAIRATQGKGLMPDGTSRFSYKGQTIFHYMGCSTFSNFTVLPEIAVAKIREDAPFQTSCYVGCGVTTGVGAVVNTAKVQAGENVVVFGLGGIGLNVIQGAKMVGADKIIGIDINPDREEWGRKFGMTHFINSKGLSRDETVAKIVEVTDGGADYSFDATGNTEVMRTALECCHRGWGESIIIGVAEAGKEVATRPFQLVTGRVWKGTAFGGAKGRTDVPKIIDWYMNGKIAIDPMITHVLTLEEINKGFDLMHAGESIRSVVVY is encoded by the coding sequence ATGAAGACCCGCGCCGCCGTAGCATTCGAAGCGAAGAAGCCGCTCGAAATCGTCGAACTCGACCTGGAAGGGCCGAAGGCGGGCGAGGTGCTGGTCGAGATCATGGCGACGGGCATCTGCCACACCGACGCTTACACGCTCGACGGCTTCGACAGCGAGGGCATCTTCCCGAGTGTGCTCGGACACGAGGGCGCAGGGATCGTGCGCGAGGTCGGCGCGGGCGTGACGTCGGTGAAGCCCGGTGACCATGTGATCCCGCTCTACACCCCCGAATGCCGCCAGTGCAAAAGCTGCCTCAGCGGCAAGACCAATCTCTGCACCGCGATCCGCGCGACGCAGGGCAAGGGGCTGATGCCCGACGGCACCTCGCGCTTCAGCTACAAGGGGCAGACGATCTTCCATTATATGGGCTGCTCGACCTTCTCGAACTTCACCGTATTGCCCGAAATCGCGGTCGCCAAGATCCGCGAGGACGCGCCGTTCCAGACGAGCTGCTACGTCGGTTGCGGCGTCACCACCGGGGTCGGCGCGGTGGTCAACACCGCAAAGGTTCAGGCGGGCGAGAATGTCGTCGTCTTCGGCCTCGGCGGCATCGGCCTCAACGTCATCCAGGGTGCGAAGATGGTCGGCGCCGACAAGATCATCGGCATCGACATCAACCCCGACCGCGAAGAATGGGGCCGCAAATTCGGCATGACCCACTTCATCAACTCGAAGGGCCTGTCGCGCGACGAGACCGTGGCGAAGATCGTCGAGGTCACCGACGGCGGCGCCGACTACAGCTTCGACGCCACGGGCAACACCGAAGTGATGCGCACCGCGCTCGAATGCTGTCACCGCGGCTGGGGCGAAAGCATCATCATCGGCGTCGCCGAAGCGGGCAAGGAAGTCGCGACCCGCCCGTTCCAGCTCGTCACCGGCCGCGTGTGGAAGGGCACCGCGTTCGGCGGGGCCAAGGGCCGCACCGACGTGCCCAAGATCATCGACTGGTATATGAACGGCAAGATCGCGATCGACCCGATGATCACCCATGTGCTGACGCTCGAAGAGATCAACAAAGGCTTCGACCTGATGCACGCGGGCGAAAGCATCCGCAGCGTCGTGGTTTACTAG
- a CDS encoding L-serine ammonia-lyase — translation MTISLFELFKIGVGPSSSHTVGPMVAARRFTTWLDEIGLLGKTVHVEADLYGSLALTGKGHAADTAIVAGLAGEIPASTSLAAIKAHWDRAVGEGFLYLLGRQRVRFQPTSDLHFQMKQRQPFHSNALSFTARDGDGEILVKRMYFSIGGGFVVDEDEAGRNSRGAEDEVELPFSFTSGADLLSMGAASGKSFAEMMLDNELVHRGLAEVEAGIDAIAAAMDGSIDAGCASTGVLPGGLKVKRRAPQIAADIRERHEANLSDPMAMMDWINLWAMAVNEENAAGGKVVTAPTNGAAGIIPAVIRYYRRSYRGDAKGVRTFLLAAGAVGALYKRNASISGAEVGCQGEVGVACSMAAAGLTAALGGTNAQVENAAEIGMEHNLGLTCDPIGGLVQIPCIERNAMGAIKAIDASRIAMIGDGTHVVSLDTVIATMLQTGRDMRDKYKETSKGGLAVSVVEC, via the coding sequence ATGACGATCAGCCTTTTCGAACTCTTCAAAATCGGTGTCGGCCCCTCCAGCTCGCACACCGTCGGCCCAATGGTGGCGGCGCGGCGTTTCACGACCTGGCTCGATGAAATCGGCCTGCTGGGCAAGACCGTGCACGTCGAGGCCGACCTCTACGGCTCGCTCGCGCTGACCGGCAAGGGGCACGCCGCCGACACCGCGATTGTCGCCGGGCTAGCCGGTGAAATCCCCGCCTCGACCAGTCTCGCCGCGATCAAGGCGCATTGGGACCGCGCGGTGGGCGAGGGTTTTCTCTACCTGCTCGGCCGTCAGCGCGTGCGCTTCCAGCCGACAAGCGACCTGCACTTCCAGATGAAGCAGCGCCAGCCCTTCCACAGCAATGCGCTCAGCTTCACCGCGCGCGATGGCGACGGCGAAATCCTCGTCAAGCGGATGTATTTCTCGATCGGCGGCGGCTTCGTCGTCGATGAGGATGAGGCGGGGCGCAACAGTCGCGGCGCCGAGGATGAGGTGGAACTGCCCTTTTCCTTCACCTCGGGCGCCGACCTGCTGAGCATGGGCGCGGCGTCGGGAAAGAGTTTCGCCGAGATGATGCTCGACAATGAACTCGTCCACCGCGGCCTTGCGGAGGTCGAGGCCGGGATTGACGCGATCGCCGCCGCGATGGACGGGTCGATCGACGCGGGCTGCGCGAGCACCGGCGTCCTGCCCGGCGGACTCAAGGTCAAGCGCCGCGCGCCGCAGATCGCCGCCGACATTCGCGAACGACACGAAGCGAATCTGTCCGATCCGATGGCGATGATGGACTGGATCAACCTGTGGGCGATGGCGGTGAACGAGGAAAATGCCGCGGGCGGCAAGGTCGTCACCGCGCCGACCAACGGCGCCGCGGGGATCATCCCGGCGGTGATTCGCTATTACCGCCGCAGCTATCGCGGCGATGCGAAGGGCGTGCGAACCTTCCTCCTCGCCGCTGGCGCGGTCGGCGCGCTCTACAAGCGCAACGCCAGCATCTCGGGCGCCGAGGTCGGCTGCCAGGGCGAGGTCGGCGTCGCCTGTTCGATGGCCGCGGCGGGGCTGACCGCCGCGCTCGGCGGCACCAACGCGCAGGTCGAGAACGCCGCCGAGATCGGCATGGAGCATAACCTCGGCCTCACCTGCGACCCGATCGGCGGGCTGGTGCAGATCCCGTGCATCGAGCGCAACGCGATGGGCGCAATCAAGGCGATCGACGCCAGCCGCATCGCGATGATCGGCGACGGCACGCACGTCGTCAGCCTCGACACGGTGATCGCGACGATGCTGCAAACGGGCCGCGACATGCGCGACAAATATAAGGAAACGTCGAAGGGCGGGCTGGCGGTGAGCGTGGTGGAGTGTTGA
- a CDS encoding superoxide dismutase, producing the protein MTIAFPPLPYAEDALAPHISADTLATHHGKHHKAYIDKTNAAIEGTELADKSLEEIIHHAEGAGNKGLFNNSAQSWNHAFYWNSLSPRKTAPSGDLAAAIDRDFGSLDDLKKKLKETAVNHFASGWAWLVAKDGKLSVTDTHDAGTEVTAGIKPLLVIDVWEHAYYIDRKNLRPAYVDAVVDELLNWDFAAENLSRDGAWAYPG; encoded by the coding sequence ATGACGATCGCTTTCCCGCCGCTACCCTATGCCGAGGACGCGCTGGCGCCGCATATTTCGGCCGACACGCTTGCGACGCACCATGGCAAGCATCACAAGGCCTATATCGACAAGACGAATGCCGCGATCGAAGGCACCGAGCTTGCCGACAAGAGCCTCGAGGAAATCATCCACCACGCCGAGGGTGCGGGCAACAAGGGCCTGTTCAACAATAGCGCCCAGTCGTGGAACCACGCTTTCTACTGGAACAGCCTGTCGCCCAGGAAGACCGCGCCGTCGGGCGATCTCGCGGCGGCGATCGACCGCGACTTCGGTTCGCTCGACGATCTCAAGAAGAAGCTCAAGGAAACCGCGGTCAATCATTTCGCGTCGGGTTGGGCCTGGCTCGTCGCCAAGGACGGCAAGCTGTCGGTGACCGACACGCACGACGCCGGCACCGAAGTCACCGCGGGCATCAAGCCGCTGCTGGTGATCGACGTGTGGGAACATGCCTATTACATCGACCGCAAGAATCTGCGCCCGGCCTATGTCGATGCGGTGGTCGACGAACTGCTGAACTGGGATTTCGCCGCCGAGAATCTGTCGCGCGACGGCGCCTGGGCCTATCCGGGCTGA
- a CDS encoding cisplatin damage response ATP-dependent DNA ligase, with product MKRFAALIDRLIYTRSRNTKLALIVDYLKHTPDPDRGWAIAALTESLDFPAVKSAMVRALLATRVDEELFRLSRHFVGDTAETAALLWPEPNKGTGPTRFAERSRGARSGNRMGSETPPSSLSVGQAVDALSAATRSDAPAILASLLDRLDADGRYALLKLALGGMRVGVSARLAKQAFAQAFAVPVDDVEELWHAIPPPYGPLFAWGEGRAPRPDLADVAFFRPFMLAHPLAEESVDLADYAAEWKWDGIRVQIVRGGGGGETRIYSRGGEEISAAFPELLSAFDQEAVIDGELLVRGEVQGGPETQGGAASFNALQQRLGRKTVSKKMLADYPAFVRVYDLLGIDGNDLRGLPWTERRRQLEAFVPRLAASHFDLSELIDAKDFADLAERRAGARDAAIEGVMLKRRDAPYVAGRRAGLWYKWKRDPLVADCVMMYAQRGNGRRASFYSDYSFGCWSDEGELLPVGKAYSGFTDEELKWLDKFVRDHTLNRFGPVREVEKSLVLEVAFDSIHTSKRHKSGLAMRFPRISRIRRDKPAEEADRIATLRAMVT from the coding sequence GTGAAGCGCTTCGCGGCCCTGATCGACCGGCTGATCTATACGCGGTCGCGCAACACGAAGCTCGCGCTGATCGTCGATTATCTGAAGCACACCCCCGATCCCGATCGCGGCTGGGCGATCGCCGCGCTGACCGAGAGCCTCGATTTTCCGGCGGTGAAATCGGCGATGGTGCGGGCGCTGCTGGCGACGCGGGTCGATGAGGAATTGTTCCGTCTGTCGCGGCATTTCGTGGGGGATACCGCCGAAACCGCGGCGCTGCTGTGGCCGGAGCCAAACAAGGGAACAGGGCCAACCCGATTCGCCGAGCGAAGCCGAGGGGCTCGCTCGGGAAATCGCATGGGTTCGGAAACCCCGCCATCTTCCCTCAGCGTCGGCCAAGCCGTCGATGCTCTCTCCGCCGCCACCCGCAGCGACGCCCCGGCCATCCTCGCCTCGCTCCTCGACCGGCTCGATGCCGATGGCCGCTATGCCCTGCTCAAGCTCGCGCTCGGGGGGATGCGCGTCGGGGTGTCGGCGCGGCTCGCGAAACAGGCGTTCGCGCAGGCCTTCGCCGTCCCCGTCGATGATGTCGAGGAACTGTGGCACGCGATCCCGCCGCCCTATGGCCCCCTCTTCGCGTGGGGTGAGGGCAGGGCGCCGCGACCCGACCTTGCCGACGTCGCCTTCTTCCGCCCCTTCATGCTCGCGCATCCTCTGGCAGAGGAGAGCGTCGATCTCGCCGACTATGCCGCCGAATGGAAATGGGACGGGATTCGCGTCCAGATCGTGCGTGGCGGTGGCGGCGGCGAGACGCGCATCTACAGCCGCGGCGGCGAGGAGATCAGCGCCGCCTTTCCCGAACTGCTCTCGGCCTTCGACCAGGAGGCGGTGATCGACGGCGAACTGCTCGTGCGCGGCGAAGTGCAGGGCGGCCCGGAAACACAGGGAGGGGCCGCGAGCTTCAACGCGCTCCAGCAAAGACTTGGGCGCAAGACGGTGTCGAAAAAGATGCTCGCCGATTATCCGGCGTTCGTGCGCGTCTACGACCTGCTTGGCATCGACGGCAACGATCTGCGCGGGCTGCCATGGACCGAGCGGCGGCGGCAGTTGGAGGCGTTCGTGCCGCGCCTCGCCGCCAGTCATTTCGACTTGTCAGAGCTGATCGATGCCAAGGATTTCGCCGACCTCGCCGAACGCCGCGCGGGCGCGCGCGATGCCGCGATCGAAGGGGTGATGCTCAAGCGGCGCGATGCGCCTTATGTGGCGGGCCGCCGCGCCGGGCTCTGGTATAAATGGAAACGCGACCCACTCGTCGCCGATTGCGTGATGATGTACGCGCAGCGCGGCAACGGGCGTCGCGCCAGCTTCTATTCGGACTATAGCTTCGGCTGCTGGTCCGACGAAGGCGAGTTGTTGCCCGTCGGCAAAGCCTATTCGGGTTTCACCGACGAGGAGCTCAAATGGCTCGACAAGTTCGTGCGCGACCACACGCTGAACCGCTTTGGCCCAGTACGCGAGGTCGAAAAGTCGCTCGTGCTCGAAGTCGCCTTCGACTCGATCCATACCTCGAAACGTCACAAGTCGGGGCTGGCGATGCGCTTCCCGCGCATATCGCGCATCCGCCGCGACAAGCCCGCCGAAGAGGCCGACCGGATCGCGACGCTGCGCGCGATGGTGACATGA
- a CDS encoding ligase-associated DNA damage response exonuclease has protein sequence MTTRGKSWLEPHPHGLYVKPADLWIDPSRPVAHAAVTHGHADHARSGHGSVFATPETLAIMALRYGVDAEASHNQAFAYGDGFERGGVRFSFHPAGHVLGSAQIAMEYAGERIVVTGDYKRRPDPTCAPFEVVPCDIFITEATFGLPVFRHPPTEGEIAKLIGAVRAEPDRAVLVGAYALGKAQRVIAELRAAGWEAPIYIHGALERMCALYAAHGVDLGELRLVSETDKAVMTGQIVLAPPSALNDRWSRRLPDPVTAMASGWMRVRQRARQRMVELPLVISDHADWDELTATIAEVNPQESWITHGSEDGLLRWCELTQRKARALHLVGRDLEEEA, from the coding sequence ATGACGACGCGCGGCAAATCCTGGCTCGAACCGCATCCGCACGGACTTTATGTAAAGCCCGCCGACCTGTGGATCGATCCGTCGCGCCCCGTCGCACACGCCGCGGTGACCCACGGCCACGCCGACCATGCGCGCAGCGGCCACGGATCGGTCTTCGCGACGCCGGAGACGCTGGCGATCATGGCCCTGCGTTATGGCGTCGATGCCGAGGCGAGTCATAATCAGGCATTCGCTTACGGTGATGGGTTCGAACGCGGTGGGGTGCGCTTTTCCTTTCATCCGGCGGGGCATGTGCTGGGCAGCGCGCAGATAGCGATGGAATATGCTGGTGAACGGATCGTCGTCACGGGCGATTACAAGCGGCGGCCCGATCCGACCTGCGCGCCGTTCGAGGTGGTGCCGTGCGACATCTTCATTACCGAGGCGACTTTCGGCTTGCCGGTGTTCCGCCACCCGCCGACCGAGGGCGAGATCGCCAAGCTGATCGGTGCGGTGCGCGCCGAGCCCGACCGGGCGGTGCTCGTCGGCGCCTATGCGCTGGGCAAGGCGCAGCGGGTGATCGCCGAATTGCGCGCCGCTGGGTGGGAAGCGCCCATCTATATCCACGGCGCGCTCGAACGCATGTGTGCGCTTTATGCCGCGCATGGCGTCGACCTTGGCGAATTGCGGCTCGTCAGCGAAACCGACAAGGCCGTGATGACGGGGCAGATCGTCCTCGCACCGCCTTCGGCGCTGAATGATCGCTGGTCACGGCGGCTGCCCGATCCGGTGACCGCGATGGCGTCGGGCTGGATGCGCGTGCGCCAGCGTGCGCGGCAGCGGATGGTCGAACTGCCGCTGGTGATCTCCGACCACGCCGACTGGGACGAACTCACGGCGACGATCGCCGAGGTAAACCCGCAGGAAAGCTGGATCACCCACGGTAGCGAGGACGGCCTGCTGCGCTGGTGCGAACTGACGCAGCGCAAGGCGCGCGCGCTCCATCTCGTCGGGCGCGATCTGGAGGAGGAGGCGTGA
- a CDS encoding GAF domain-containing protein — protein sequence MADGGDGDAMQREAWRLETLREYRLLGSGREAAFDRVTKLVADLFDAPISLVTLVEDNRQWFKSAHGLDIEETSRDISFCQHVVTGDAPLIVTDARADARFRDNIMVTGEPFIRFYAGVPLRAYNGAVLGTLCIIDHRERAFPDARELERLEDFAAIIMAEAELRRIVVERNEARRTLERALDYSGIATWRYDSRTGLAAWRGAVADLWGADWESALRTRDGIFERIHPDDRARAQVAIDEAVAGGTPYAIEHRIVHPERGVRWLGVRGDWDVHDDDAVLTGISIDITEQKSRQENANLLMRELHHRMRNLFATVSAIISLTRHAARDVDDYVERISSRLDALNRAQNVLLSANFMTGSMHALMREVEASFPRIRWSGPDLLLPENALVAMALLFNELATNAVKHGALTGAKGQVDVAWTQDPEASEPRLFRLTWTESGGATVVVAPDRTSFGTLLMERSVRNNLGGTIERHWKPDGLIVEIALPARWREA from the coding sequence TTGGCGGATGGCGGAGACGGCGATGCCATGCAGCGCGAGGCGTGGCGACTCGAAACCCTTCGCGAATATCGGCTGCTGGGGAGCGGTCGTGAGGCGGCGTTCGACCGGGTGACCAAATTGGTCGCCGACCTGTTCGACGCACCGATCTCGCTCGTGACGCTCGTCGAGGACAACCGCCAGTGGTTCAAGTCGGCGCACGGGCTCGACATCGAGGAAACCTCCCGCGACATCAGTTTCTGTCAGCATGTGGTGACCGGCGATGCGCCGCTGATCGTGACCGACGCGCGCGCCGACGCGCGTTTCCGGGACAATATAATGGTGACCGGCGAACCCTTCATCCGCTTTTACGCGGGGGTGCCGCTGCGCGCCTACAATGGCGCGGTGCTCGGCACGCTCTGTATCATCGACCACCGCGAGCGCGCGTTTCCGGATGCGCGCGAGCTTGAGCGGCTCGAGGATTTCGCGGCGATCATCATGGCCGAGGCCGAACTGCGCCGCATCGTCGTCGAGCGCAACGAAGCGCGGCGGACGCTCGAGCGTGCGCTCGATTATTCGGGCATCGCGACCTGGCGCTATGATTCGCGCACCGGACTCGCGGCATGGCGCGGCGCGGTGGCGGACCTGTGGGGCGCCGACTGGGAAAGTGCGCTGCGCACCCGCGACGGGATTTTCGAGCGCATCCATCCCGATGATCGCGCGCGCGCGCAGGTGGCGATCGACGAGGCGGTCGCGGGCGGCACCCCCTATGCCATCGAACACCGGATCGTTCATCCCGAACGCGGCGTGCGCTGGCTCGGCGTTCGTGGCGACTGGGATGTGCACGACGATGACGCCGTTCTGACCGGGATCAGCATCGATATCACCGAACAGAAGAGTCGGCAGGAAAATGCCAATCTGCTGATGCGCGAACTGCACCATCGGATGCGCAACCTGTTCGCGACGGTCAGCGCGATCATTTCGCTGACGCGGCACGCGGCGCGCGACGTCGATGATTATGTCGAACGGATCAGCAGTCGGCTCGACGCGCTCAATCGTGCGCAGAATGTTCTGCTCAGTGCCAATTTCATGACGGGTTCGATGCACGCGCTGATGCGCGAGGTCGAGGCGAGTTTTCCGCGCATCCGCTGGTCGGGGCCCGACCTTTTGCTTCCCGAAAATGCGCTGGTCGCGATGGCGCTGCTGTTCAACGAACTGGCGACGAACGCGGTCAAGCATGGTGCGCTGACCGGCGCCAAGGGGCAGGTAGACGTAGCATGGACGCAGGATCCCGAAGCGAGCGAGCCGCGCCTGTTCCGGCTGACCTGGACCGAAAGCGGCGGCGCCACCGTCGTCGTCGCCCCCGATCGGACGAGTTTCGGCACGCTGCTGATGGAACGCAGCGTGCGCAACAATCTGGGCGGCACGATCGAACGGCATTGGAAGCCGGATGGGCTGATCGTCGAAATCGCCCTGCCGGCCCGGTGGCGCGAAGCCTGA
- a CDS encoding response regulator: MSLGEEIRGHLPFLRRYARALTGSQHHGDNFVHTTLEVIVAAPQEFRADADIRIDLYRHFHRIWESAFLGDGEGADDEEDPLVRAANRHLARITPLGRQMLLLTALEGFSITETARITGTNAATVEALLGEMVGDIDREARTSVLIVEDEPLIAMELEQIVRRLGHDVAGIATTHADAVAAFRHSDAGLILADIQLADGSSGIDAVQDMLAVAPVPAIFITAFPERLLTGHCVEPTFLISKPFRENTVRAAISQSLLFTPQLAA, encoded by the coding sequence ATGAGCTTGGGTGAAGAAATCCGCGGACATCTGCCATTCCTGCGGCGCTACGCGCGCGCGCTGACCGGCAGTCAGCACCATGGCGACAATTTCGTTCACACGACGCTGGAGGTGATCGTCGCGGCGCCGCAGGAATTCCGCGCCGACGCCGACATCCGCATCGATCTCTACCGTCATTTCCACCGCATCTGGGAAAGCGCGTTCCTGGGCGATGGTGAAGGCGCCGACGACGAAGAGGATCCGCTGGTCCGCGCTGCTAATCGCCACCTCGCGCGCATCACGCCGCTCGGTCGGCAGATGCTGCTGCTCACCGCTCTCGAGGGCTTTTCGATCACCGAAACCGCGCGGATCACCGGCACCAATGCCGCGACGGTCGAAGCGCTGCTCGGCGAGATGGTGGGGGATATCGACCGCGAGGCGCGCACGTCGGTGCTGATCGTCGAGGACGAACCGCTGATCGCGATGGAACTCGAACAGATCGTCCGCCGCCTCGGCCACGACGTCGCCGGCATTGCCACGACGCACGCGGACGCGGTCGCCGCCTTCCGGCACAGCGACGCGGGCCTCATCCTCGCCGATATCCAACTCGCCGACGGTTCGTCCGGGATCGACGCGGTTCAGGACATGTTGGCGGTCGCGCCGGTGCCGGCGATCTTCATCACCGCCTTTCCCGAGCGGCTGCTCACCGGCCATTGCGTCGAACCGACCTTCCTGATCTCCAAGCCGTTCCGCGAGAATACCGTGCGCGCGGCGATCAGCCAGAGCCTGCTCTTCACACCGCAACTTGCGGCGTAA